The following coding sequences are from one Nicotiana tabacum cultivar K326 chromosome 1, ASM71507v2, whole genome shotgun sequence window:
- the LOC107814765 gene encoding putative boron transporter 7, giving the protein MEKPRTPLKGVIDDFKGRITCYKRDWLDSCGTGVRILAPTAYIFFASALPVIAFGEQLSRETDGAMSTVETLASTAICGIIHSIFGGQPLLILGVAEPTIIMYTYLYSFVKDRPDMGPKLFVAWAGWVCVWTALMLFLLAIFNACNIIPRFTRLAGELFGMLITVLFLQEAIKGVVSEFSIPKGENPEREEFHFQWLYTNGLMAVIFSFGVLLTSLKSRGARSWRYGTGWMRSFTADYGVPLMVVLWTAMSFGVPGNIPSEVPRRLFCPLPWEAKSLYHWTVIKDMARVPVLYIFAAFIPALMIAGLYFFDHSVAAQMAQQKEFNLKNPSAYHYDLFLLGVMTLICGLLGIPPSNGVLPQSPMHTRSLAVLKRQLIRKKMVKTAKEGIKQNATKSEIYGKMHAVFVEMDATSKRTADKDLENLKAAVLKHDDGEDGADEKFDPEKHIDAHLPVRVNEQRVSNFLQSLLVGCCVLAIPVIRRIPTSVLWGYFAYMAIDSLPGNQFWERVLLLFIPSGRRFKVFEGLHASYVELVPFKFIVKFTALQFLYFLICFGVTWIPIAGILFPLPFFLLISIREHVLPKFFPPEYLKELDAAEYDEIAGCPKEREIPDEESDDFSDAEILDEMTTHRGELKHRSVSFTERQHQVYPHEASGM; this is encoded by the exons ATGGAAAAACCGAGAACTCCCCTCAAGGGAGTTATTGATGATTTTAAAGGAAGGATAACATGCTACAAACGCGATTGGCTCGACTCATGTGGTACAGGCGTCAG GATACTGGCTCCAACAGCATACATTTTCTTTGCTTCTGCTCTTCCTGTGATTGCTTTCGGAGAACAATTGAGTAGAGAAACAG ATGGAGCAATGAGCACAGTTGAAACTCTTGCTTCTACTGCTATCTGTGGAATCATTCACTCAATATTTGGTGGACAGCCTCTCTTGATCTTAGGAGTTGCAGAGCCGACGATTATCATGTATACCTACTTGTACAGTTTTGTGAAGGATAGACCAGACATGGGGCCAAAGCTGTTTGTCGCCTGGGCAGGATG GGTTTGTGTCTGGACCGCGTTGATGCTGTTCCTTCTTGCTATTTTCAATGCTTGCAATATCATACCAAGATTTACAAGGCTCGCAGGGGAACTCTTTGGCATGTTAATCACGGTTCTTTTCCTTCAAGAGGCTATTAAG GGAGTAGTGAGTGAATTTTCTATTCCGAAAGGGGAAAATCCGGAACGAGAGGAGTTCCACTTTCAGTGGCTCTACACAAATGGGTTAATGGCAGTTATTTTCTCATTTGGTGTTCTTTTAACTTCTCTTAAAAGTAGAGGAGCTAGATCATGGCGTTATGGTACAG GTTGGATGCGAAGTTTTACTGCCGACTATGGGGTTCCCCTTATGGTTGTGTTGTGGACGGCCATGTCTTTTGGTGTGCCTGGAAACATTCCATCTGAAGTTCCTAGGAGGCTCTTTTGTCCTCTCCCTTGGGAGGCTAAATCATTATACCACTGGACTGTGATCAAG GATATGGCAAGGGTCCCAGTGTTGTACATCTTTGCTGCCTTCATTCCAGCTCTTATGATAGCTGGTCTATACTTTTTTGATCACAGTGTTGCTGCACAAATGGCACAACAGAAGGAGTTCAATCTTAAAAACCCATCTGCTTACCATTACGATTTATTTTTGCTTGGAGTCATG ACTTTGATATGCGGATTACTTGGAATTCCCCCTTCGAATGGGGTACTTCCGCAATCACCAATGCATACAAGGAGCCTCGCTGTACTTAAGAGACAG TTAATTCGGAAGAAAATGGTGAAAACTGCAAAGGAAGGTATTAAGCAGAATGCAACAAAATCAGAGATATATGGGAAGATGCATGCCGTCTTCGTTGAGATGGATGCTACATCAAAG CGCACAGCAGATAAGGACTTGGAGAACTTGAAAGCAGCCGTATTGAAACATGACGATGGAGAAGATGGAGCAGATGAAAAATTTGACCCTGAGAAGCACATTGATGCCCACTTGCCTGTCCGAGTAAATGAGCAAAGAGTTAGCAACTTCTTGCAATCTCTACTTGTGGGATGTTGTGTGCTTGCTATACCTGTGATCAGGCGGATACCTACTTCAGTCCTTTGGGGATATTTCGCTTACATGGCGATCGACAGTCTCCCTGGTAATCAATTTTGGGAGAGGGTGCTGCTGCTCTTTATTCCTTCTGGTAGAAGATTCAA GGTCTTTGAAGGGCTCCATGCCTCGTATGTCGAGTTGGTCCCATTCAAATTCATTGTCAAGTTTACAGCGCTCCAGTTCCTGTATTTCTTAATTTGTTTTGGAGTAACATGGATACCTATCGCTGGAATACTATTCCCTTTGCCTTTCTTTCTTCTCATAAGTATAAGAGAGCATGTTCTTCCCAAGTTTTTCCCACCCGAGTATCTTAAGGAATTAGATGCAGCTGAGTACGACGAAATTGCTGGTTGTCCAAAG GAGAGAGAGATACCTGATGAAGAAAGTGACGATTTCTCTGATGCTGAGATATTGGATGAGATGACAACACACAGAGGTGAACTAAAACACAGATCTGTCAGCTTCACTGAAAGGCAGCATCAG GTTTATCCGCACGAGGCTTCTGGAATGTAA
- the LOC107814764 gene encoding potassium channel AKT1-like, producing MRMGKEKWAEKMCGFINEKEIERENYIDDKSSHYSITSGILPSLGAHHSNRRIKLRRYIISPSNPRYRAWDAFLVLLVFYTAWASPFQFGFLDRPRGPIAIIDNIVNGFFAFDIILTFFVAYLDKSTYSMIDDPKLIAWRYTRSGFIFDVISTVPSELVRKALPHSFQSYGYFSMLRLWRLRRASAMFARLEKNRKFSYFGVRVLKLICVTLFAVHCAGCFYYLLAARKKDPSKTWLSLAMENFHDRSIWDLYVMCIYWSITTLTTTGYGDLHAVATEEMIFTMIYMLFDLGLTAYLIGNMTNLVVHGTSKTRKFRDTIQAASSFAQRNNLPVRLQDQMLSHLCLRYRTDSEGLQQQETLETLPKAIRSSISHYLFYSLVDKVYLFHGVSNDLLFQLVSEMKAEYFPPREDVILQNEAPTDFYILVTGAMELISHRNGMEHVVGELKAGDVCGEVGVLCYRPQFFTVRTKRTSQLLRLDRTSFFNIVKANIGDGTIIMNNILQHLKERRDPMMTAVLADIEHMLTQGRMDIPLSLCFAANRGDDLLLCQLLKRGTDPNESDNNGRTALHIAASNGNVECILLLLDFGADPNKKDSEGNVPLWDAMVGKHEAAIKLLVDNGAKISSGDVGQFACFAVEQGSLDLLKEIIKYGGDVTLLNSLGTTAMHTAISEENVEIVKYLLEQGTDIDKPDVHGWTPRALAEYQGHEEIKELFNLMQPSSNKEANVSPPEMPDAPYLKKYQSDPMICVSTPVETPLLARENGSSNGRLRRRASFYQNSLMGFMSARQRHHEGGGDLSYSSTKVANARILDRITISCPEKGDIGGRVVLLPNSVQELLDIGAKKFGISLTKVLTEDGALIEDIAVIRDGDHLVLAGDGTSEN from the exons ATGAGAATGGGCAAAGAAAAATGGGCAGAAAAGATGTGTGGATTCATTAATGAGAAGGAAATAGAAAGAGAGAATTATATAGATGATAAAAGCTCCCACTATAGTATTACTAGTGGAATTCTTCCTTCTCTTGGCGCCCATCATAGTAATCGCAGAATTAAACTCCGTCGCTACATTATCTCCCCCTCCAATCCCCGTTACAG GGCTTGGGATGCATTTCTGGTGCTTCTCGTGTTCTACACAGCATGGGCGTCGCCTTTTCAGTTTGGATTTCTGGACAGACCTCGAGGACCTATTGCCATCATAGATAACATAGTTAACGGATTTTTTGCCTTTGATATTATCCTGACATTCTTTGTTGCCTATCTTGATAAATCAACTTACAGTATGATTGATGACCCAAAGTTGATCGCTTGGAGGTATACCAGATCTGGGTTTATTTTTGATGTGATATCCACTGTCCCATCGGAACTTGTTCGGAAAGCATTGCCCCACTCTTTTCAATCATATGGATACTTCAGTATGCTTCGTCTCTGGCGTCTTAGAAGAGCCAGTGCCATGTTTGCGAG ATTGGAGAAAAACAGGAAGTTCAGTTACTTTGGGGTTCGAGTACTGAAGCTTATATGT GTGACTCTTTTCGCAGTTCATTGTGCTGGCTGTTTCTACTATCTTCTTGCTGCTCGGAAAAAAGACCCAAGTAAAACATGGCTTTCACTTGCCATGGAAAATTTTCATGACAGGAGCATCTGGGATCTCTATGTAATGTGTATATATTGGTCCATTACAACGCTTACAACAACTGGCTATGGGGATTTGCATGCTGTTGCTACAGAGGAGATGATATTTACCATGATTTACATGCTATTTGACCTCGGGTTGACTGCTTATCTCATTGGAAACATGACCAACTTAGTTGTCCATGGAACCAGTAAGACTAGGAAATTT AGGGATACCATTCAAGCTGCTTCAAGCTTTGCACAAAGGAATAATTTGCCGGTTCGCCTTCAAGATCAGATGCTATCTCACTTGTGTTTGAGGTACAGAACAGACTCGGAAGGTCTGCAACAACAAGAAACTCTTGAAACACTACCCAAAGCTATTCGATCTAGCATTTCACATTATCTGTTCTATTCACTTGTGGATAAGGTGTACTTATTCCATGGTGTATCAAATGACTTACTTTTTCAACTG GTCTCTGAGATGAAAGCCGAGTATTTTCCCCCAAGAGAGGATGTCATTTTGCAGAATGAAGCACCAACAGATTTTTATATTCTGGTAACTGGAGCAATG GAACTTATTTCACACAGGAATGGGATGGAACAT GTGGTTGGCGAGTTAAAGGCAGGGGACGTTTGTGGAGAAGTAGGTGTCCTTTGCTATAGACCTCAATTTTTTACCGTTCGAACCAAAAGAACATCCCAACTGCTACGTTTGGATCGTACTTCTTTTTTCAACATCGTTAAAGCAAATATTGGAGATGGGACAATAATCATGAACAATATCCTTCAG CATTTGAAAGAGCGAAGGGACCCAATGATGACAGCAGTATTAGCAGATATAGAACACATGTTGACTCAGGGAAGAATGGACATACCTCTCAGCTTATGTTTTGCAGCAAACAGAGGAGATGATCTTTTGTTGTGCCAATTGCTTAAAAGGGGTACCGATCCTAATGAATCTGATAACAACGGGCGTACAGCGTTG CATATAGCAGCTTCAAATGGAAATGTTGAATGTATTCTTCTACTTCTCGACTTTGGAGCAGATCCAAATAAAAAAG ATTCTGAAGGAAATGTTCCATTGTGGGATGCAATGGTGGGGAAGCACGAAGCTGCAATAAAATTGCTTGTGGACAACGGTGCAAAGATATCTTCAGGAGATGTAGGTCAGTTTGCTTGCTTTGCGGTGGAGCAAGGCAGCCTAGACTTGCTCAAGGAGATTATCAAGTATGGAGGTGATGTCACCCTTCTTAACAGCCTAGGCACGACCGCAATGCACACTGCTATTTCTGAGGAGAATGTGGAAATAGTTAAATACCTACTGGAACAAGGAACTGACATTGATAAACCAGATGTTCACGGTTGGACACCAAGAGCATTGGCTGAATATCAGGGCCACGAAGAGATAAAGGAGCTTTTCAACTTGATGCAACCAAGTAGTAATAAAGAAGCCAATGTCTCTCCTCCTGAAATGCCTGATGCTCCCTACCTTAAGAAGTATCAGAGCGACCCCATGATTTGCGTCTCAACTCCTGTGGAAACACCATTACTAGCTAGAGAAAATGGCTCGTCCAATGGCAGGTTGAGGAGAAGGGCTAGTTTCTATCAGAATTCACTGATGGGATTTATGTCAGCACGCCAGAGACACCATGAAG GAGGAGGTGACCTTAGTTATTCTTCAACTAAAGTTGCAAATGCAAGAATTCTAGACAGAATAACCATCAGTTGTCCAGAGAAAGGTGATATAGGTGGAAGGGTTGTGCTTTTGCCGAATTCAGTTCAAGAGCTACTTGATATTGGTGCTAAAAAATTTGGTATCTCTCTCACGAAAGTACTAACTGAAGATGGCGCACTTATTGAAGACATTGCTGTGATTAGAGATGGAGATCATCTAGTTCTTGCTGGTGATGGTACTTCAGAAAATTAA